One window of the Nocardia huaxiensis genome contains the following:
- a CDS encoding DUF308 domain-containing protein — translation MPTNRIEGRTAVFADWAWQALLVVGVCSVLLGVALAVWPNKSEPLEGALCGLVLAASAAVQLIVAFGANIAGGLRVLEFFSGVVALLLAIWAFGSGQWILLLALWIGMGWMIRGVLQAVVAAWTDFPGAWRQEMIGLGTTAVGLVVAVGPFESPTAFSVWIGLLVIALGVTEVCTAVRLERVVPETV, via the coding sequence ATGCCCACCAATCGGATCGAGGGGCGTACCGCTGTGTTCGCCGACTGGGCCTGGCAGGCTCTGTTGGTGGTCGGAGTGTGTTCGGTGCTGCTGGGGGTGGCACTCGCGGTGTGGCCGAACAAGTCGGAGCCGCTCGAAGGAGCCCTGTGCGGGCTGGTGCTGGCAGCCAGTGCCGCGGTGCAGTTGATCGTGGCGTTCGGGGCGAATATCGCGGGTGGGCTGCGGGTGCTCGAGTTCTTCAGCGGGGTGGTGGCGCTGCTGCTGGCGATCTGGGCGTTCGGGAGCGGGCAGTGGATTCTGCTGCTGGCCTTGTGGATCGGGATGGGGTGGATGATCCGGGGCGTGCTGCAGGCGGTGGTCGCGGCGTGGACGGACTTTCCGGGGGCGTGGCGGCAGGAAATGATCGGGCTGGGCACCACGGCGGTGGGGCTGGTGGTGGCGGTGGGGCCGTTCGAGTCGCCCACGGCATTCTCGGTGTGGATCGGTCTGCTGGTGATCGCGCTCGGGGTGACCGAGGTGTGCACGGCGGTCCGGCTCGAGCGCGTGGTGCCGGAGACCGTCTGA
- a CDS encoding DUF4253 domain-containing protein, which translates to MDSFVFPALPDGVPSGRYVTARRSEGRAVLWVTGLRERRAGALWARLYALHARTGLYPLLLDALDSSPRAVLQGECRPWHHDDLRFVPVEKIDALDPDDVLRGMWPDYGDDYPDPREMPSRWPGLAVPSTCDTDPGLAAGNLARRLAGASDRLLGLVPAARGADALSLSGWRGPINHTNFTEEISAVVRSWEQRFGVRVIKVGWDTLDLSVAAPPANRDHALQVAAEHRAFCPDNFSHASLESYAAWLVGRDHWSFWWD; encoded by the coding sequence ATGGATTCCTTCGTCTTTCCCGCCCTGCCCGACGGTGTGCCGTCGGGGCGGTATGTCACGGCCAGGCGTTCGGAAGGCCGTGCGGTGCTGTGGGTGACCGGCCTGCGCGAGCGCCGTGCCGGTGCGCTCTGGGCCCGGCTGTACGCACTGCACGCCCGCACCGGGTTGTATCCGCTGTTGCTCGATGCCCTCGACAGTTCGCCTCGGGCCGTCCTGCAGGGCGAGTGCCGGCCCTGGCACCACGATGATCTGCGTTTCGTCCCCGTCGAGAAGATCGACGCCCTCGACCCCGACGATGTGCTGCGGGGCATGTGGCCGGACTACGGCGACGATTACCCGGACCCACGCGAAATGCCTTCGCGCTGGCCGGGTCTCGCCGTGCCGAGCACCTGCGACACCGATCCAGGGCTCGCGGCCGGAAACTTGGCTCGGCGGTTGGCCGGCGCTTCGGATCGGCTCCTCGGCCTGGTCCCGGCCGCGCGGGGCGCCGACGCGTTGTCGTTGAGCGGATGGCGGGGACCGATCAATCACACGAACTTCACCGAAGAGATCTCCGCGGTCGTCCGATCCTGGGAGCAGCGGTTCGGTGTCCGCGTGATCAAGGTGGGTTGGGACACCCTGGACCTGTCGGTCGCCGCGCCGCCTGCCAATCGGGATCACGCCCTGCAAGTAGCGGCCGAGCACCGTGCGTTCTGTCCGGACAACTTCAGTCACGCCTCGCTCGAGTCCTATGCCGCGTGGTTGGTGGGCCGCGACCATTGGAGCTTCTGGTGGGACTAG
- a CDS encoding peptidoglycan DD-metalloendopeptidase family protein, whose amino-acid sequence MAVGRVVTSGFGPRGGGFHWGVDFGRVGGAGNEPVYASQGGTVVYSGAASGFGGPDPAGWLVVDHPAEDGGGTTVYGHIIREVPHGSRVEAGQRIGRVNPDPATNGGVAPHLHFEWHRYSWAPPGPNRLDPLVMLEGAAEPRMPSIAEDRGRFTRSCDRPPRA is encoded by the coding sequence ATGGCGGTGGGGCGGGTTGTCACTTCCGGATTCGGGCCGCGCGGTGGTGGATTCCATTGGGGTGTGGATTTCGGGCGGGTGGGTGGTGCCGGGAACGAACCGGTTTACGCGTCGCAGGGTGGGACGGTCGTGTATTCCGGGGCGGCAAGTGGTTTCGGCGGGCCGGATCCGGCGGGGTGGCTGGTGGTGGACCATCCGGCCGAGGATGGCGGGGGGACCACTGTGTACGGGCACATCATTCGGGAGGTTCCACACGGCAGCCGAGTGGAGGCGGGGCAGCGTATCGGGCGGGTCAATCCCGATCCCGCCACCAATGGTGGTGTGGCGCCGCACCTGCACTTCGAATGGCATCGCTACAGTTGGGCGCCGCCCGGTCCGAATCGGCTCGACCCGCTCGTCATGCTCGAGGGGGCCGCCGAACCGAGGATGCCATCGATTGCCGAGGACCGAGGCCGGTTCACGCGTTCTTGCGACAGACCGCCTCGGGCATGA
- a CDS encoding nuclear transport factor 2 family protein has protein sequence MSAATMDLFERYHACWADHDPDRIAELHTPDSIFHLHSGSKPAHGREEIRASAADTFALVPDLTFTLVNLRVGEDFWVVQWKLSGTSATGGAVDVDLADVVFVENGAVKEKHSYVDGVAMAAALTPPANAEIS, from the coding sequence ATGTCTGCTGCCACCATGGACCTGTTCGAGCGCTATCACGCGTGCTGGGCCGACCACGACCCCGACCGCATCGCCGAACTGCACACCCCCGACTCGATCTTCCACCTGCACTCCGGAAGCAAGCCCGCGCACGGCCGCGAGGAGATCCGCGCCTCCGCCGCCGACACCTTCGCCCTGGTCCCGGACTTGACCTTCACACTGGTGAATCTGCGTGTCGGCGAAGATTTCTGGGTCGTGCAGTGGAAACTGTCGGGCACCTCGGCCACGGGCGGTGCGGTCGACGTCGATCTGGCCGATGTGGTGTTCGTCGAGAACGGCGCGGTCAAGGAGAAGCACTCCTACGTCGACGGCGTGGCCATGGCCGCCGCGCTGACCCCACCGGCCAACGCTGAAATCAGCTGA
- a CDS encoding TetR/AcrR family transcriptional regulator — MNADRRTQAERSAAARAAVVRAARELFGQYGYGGVSTIAVAAAAGVSRGALYHQFGEKRDLFEAVFEDLERSLVQVIGSAVAQSASADPIANLIVGCLAWLRASTTPEVRRIALLDAPAILGWKRWREIELRHTIGLVETALAGAIAAGRVRPQPVRPLALIVVGALDEAAQYLADSEDSPENTAAVRAVIEQLITGLAIDAHPPH; from the coding sequence ATGAACGCTGACCGCCGCACCCAAGCCGAACGCTCGGCCGCCGCCCGCGCTGCGGTCGTGCGCGCCGCACGAGAGCTGTTCGGGCAGTACGGATACGGCGGGGTGAGCACCATCGCGGTCGCCGCAGCCGCCGGAGTCAGCCGCGGCGCGCTCTATCACCAGTTCGGCGAGAAGCGCGACCTATTCGAAGCGGTCTTCGAGGACCTCGAACGCAGCCTGGTCCAGGTGATCGGTTCCGCCGTCGCGCAATCCGCCTCCGCCGATCCGATCGCGAACCTGATCGTCGGCTGCCTGGCCTGGCTGCGGGCCTCCACCACCCCCGAGGTGCGGCGTATCGCCCTGCTCGACGCACCCGCCATCCTCGGCTGGAAACGCTGGCGCGAAATCGAATTGCGGCACACCATCGGCCTGGTCGAGACGGCCCTGGCCGGTGCCATCGCGGCCGGGCGGGTGCGGCCCCAGCCGGTGCGCCCGCTGGCGCTCATCGTCGTCGGCGCGCTCGACGAGGCGGCCCAGTACCTCGCCGACTCCGAAGACAGTCCCGAGAACACGGCGGCCGTGCGAGCCGTCATCGAACAACTCATCACCGGCCTCGCCATCGACGCGCACCCGCCCCACTGA
- a CDS encoding maleylpyruvate isomerase family mycothiol-dependent enzyme: protein MSTSPQTEAVWNAVASEREALAGMLEQFDDNDWNHDTLCAGWRVRDVVAHLIQATHATLPWILRNVVRARGNLGKGAHETAIRYADSTPSRTLLTQLRACADSRFTPIGTTPEDRLMDLLVHIQDIALPLGLDREMPVEAARTSVDRVWTMGAPFHARKHFGDYRLIATDSEWTAGTGAVIEGTTADLLLLLTGRTATRYRLRGPGADILPATR from the coding sequence ATGTCCACCTCACCGCAGACCGAAGCCGTCTGGAATGCCGTTGCGAGCGAACGCGAAGCCCTCGCGGGAATGCTGGAGCAATTCGACGACAACGACTGGAATCACGACACCCTGTGCGCGGGCTGGCGCGTGCGCGACGTGGTCGCCCATCTGATTCAAGCCACCCACGCCACCCTGCCGTGGATCCTGCGCAATGTCGTGCGGGCACGCGGAAATCTCGGGAAAGGCGCGCACGAGACCGCCATCCGCTACGCCGACAGCACGCCGTCGCGAACACTTCTCACCCAGCTGCGCGCGTGCGCGGATTCTCGTTTCACCCCCATCGGGACCACGCCGGAGGATCGATTGATGGATCTGCTCGTGCACATCCAGGACATCGCACTCCCCCTCGGCCTCGACCGGGAAATGCCCGTCGAGGCCGCGCGCACATCCGTCGATCGCGTCTGGACCATGGGCGCGCCGTTCCACGCGCGCAAGCATTTCGGTGATTACCGATTGATAGCCACCGACAGCGAATGGACCGCGGGCACCGGCGCGGTCATCGAAGGCACGACAGCCGATCTGCTCCTGCTGCTGACCGGCCGCACCGCGACCCGATACCGACTGCGGGGCCCGGGCGCGGATATCCTACCGGCAACGCGCTGA
- a CDS encoding ketopantoate reductase family protein translates to MTNERPTVAVLGPGGVGGLLAALLVRAGHRVICLAAEPTAQTLAAQGIRVRSGQFGEFAVPVEADTVLREPVDACLVAVKQTALADSLARVPAEALGDGLIVPLLNGVEHPGLLRSRYRPDRVAPGIIRVESTRVAPGVIEHGSAFVDIDLTGDAVPKERLVALESAFTAAGVTTRILADETAALWAKLSFLAPFALLTTRYALPLGEVRIQHRDELTALVAEVGAVSRASGGPDDSAQVLARYDSFAPQAKSSMQRDAEAGRALELEAIGGAVLRAGARHGVPTPVTARLVTELRAC, encoded by the coding sequence ATGACGAATGAGAGGCCGACCGTGGCCGTGCTGGGACCGGGCGGAGTGGGCGGACTGCTGGCCGCCCTGCTCGTGCGGGCCGGGCACCGGGTGATCTGCCTGGCCGCAGAGCCTACGGCGCAGACACTGGCCGCGCAGGGAATTCGGGTGCGCAGCGGGCAGTTCGGGGAATTCGCGGTGCCGGTCGAGGCCGATACCGTGCTGCGGGAACCGGTGGACGCCTGCCTGGTGGCGGTCAAGCAGACCGCACTGGCGGACAGCCTCGCGCGCGTCCCGGCCGAGGCGCTCGGCGACGGGTTGATTGTTCCGCTGCTGAACGGGGTCGAACATCCGGGTCTGCTGCGGTCCCGGTATCGGCCGGATCGGGTGGCGCCCGGCATCATTCGCGTGGAATCCACGCGGGTGGCGCCGGGGGTGATCGAGCACGGCAGCGCATTCGTCGACATCGATCTGACCGGCGATGCGGTGCCGAAGGAACGACTGGTGGCCTTGGAGTCGGCGTTTACCGCAGCCGGTGTCACCACGCGCATCCTGGCCGACGAGACGGCGGCGCTGTGGGCCAAACTGTCGTTCCTGGCCCCGTTCGCCCTGTTGACCACGCGATACGCACTTCCCTTGGGCGAGGTGCGGATTCAGCATCGAGATGAGCTGACCGCCCTGGTCGCGGAGGTCGGGGCGGTGAGCCGCGCGAGCGGCGGTCCCGACGACTCCGCTCAGGTGCTGGCCCGCTACGACTCGTTCGCACCGCAGGCGAAGTCGTCGATGCAGCGTGATGCCGAGGCGGGACGGGCGCTGGAATTGGAGGCGATCGGCGGCGCGGTGCTGCGTGCGGGTGCTCGTCACGGAGTTCCGACGCCGGTGACCGCGCGCCTGGTGACCGAGTTGCGGGCCTGCTGA
- a CDS encoding epoxide hydrolase family protein, whose product MTTIAPFRIDIPQHEIDDLNQRLAATRWPSELPGVGWDYGIPTSYVRELADYWRTTYDWRTHEAAWNRLPQFVAEIEGQRLHFLHVRSPEPNALPLVLIHGWPFEDFTEMIGPLTDPRAHGGDPEDAFHLVIPSLPGCGFSGPTQTRGVAATERGAELIAELMAELGYERYGAQGGDAGSFVAPQLGRIDTAHVAGVHLNDPITIPAWDDDGSGYSASDQEKLAALQDWSSNETSGYAGMHSTRPQTLAPAMSDSPAGMLAWIVDVVHTFCDPSAARPDDSIDRDMLLTNLSVLWFTDTAGSSMRLYKESEQWGADLPNSGVPTGVAVFPGGSVIRGIAEKQNTVVHWSEFDRGGHFAAMETPDLLTADVREFFRKLR is encoded by the coding sequence ATGACGACTATCGCGCCATTCCGAATCGACATCCCGCAGCACGAGATCGACGATCTGAACCAGCGTCTCGCCGCCACGCGCTGGCCGTCCGAGCTGCCCGGTGTCGGCTGGGACTACGGCATTCCGACCAGCTACGTTCGCGAACTGGCCGACTACTGGCGCACCACCTACGACTGGCGGACGCACGAGGCGGCCTGGAATCGCCTGCCGCAGTTCGTCGCCGAGATCGAGGGGCAGCGCCTGCACTTCCTGCACGTGCGCTCCCCGGAGCCGAATGCTCTGCCGCTGGTCCTGATTCACGGCTGGCCGTTCGAGGATTTCACCGAGATGATCGGGCCGCTGACCGATCCGCGCGCCCATGGCGGAGATCCGGAAGACGCCTTCCATCTGGTCATTCCGAGCCTGCCGGGCTGCGGGTTCTCCGGGCCGACGCAGACGCGCGGGGTGGCGGCCACCGAGCGCGGTGCGGAGTTGATCGCCGAGCTCATGGCCGAGCTGGGATACGAGCGCTACGGCGCGCAGGGTGGTGATGCCGGATCGTTCGTGGCCCCGCAGCTGGGCCGCATCGACACCGCGCATGTGGCGGGCGTGCATCTCAACGACCCCATCACCATTCCGGCCTGGGACGACGACGGTTCCGGGTACAGCGCGAGCGATCAGGAGAAGCTTGCGGCGCTCCAGGATTGGAGCAGCAACGAGACCTCCGGATACGCCGGAATGCATTCCACGCGCCCGCAGACCCTCGCGCCCGCCATGTCGGATTCGCCGGCGGGGATGCTGGCCTGGATCGTGGATGTCGTGCACACCTTCTGCGATCCGTCGGCCGCGCGGCCCGATGATTCGATCGATCGGGACATGCTGCTGACCAATCTGTCGGTGCTGTGGTTCACCGATACGGCCGGATCTTCCATGCGGTTGTACAAGGAATCCGAGCAGTGGGGTGCGGATCTTCCCAATTCGGGCGTACCGACCGGTGTGGCGGTCTTCCCCGGCGGCAGCGTGATTCGCGGGATCGCCGAGAAACAGAACACCGTCGTGCACTGGTCGGAGTTCGATCGAGGTGGGCATTTCGCGGCCATGGAGACACCGGATCTGCTCACCGCCGATGTGCGGGAGTTCTTCCGCAAGCTGCGGTAA
- a CDS encoding helix-turn-helix transcriptional regulator, with amino-acid sequence MLETSARLLRLLSLLQTHRDWSGGELADRLGVSTRTVRRDVDRLRELGYPVDAVQGTAGYRLAAGATLPPLLLDDEEALAVAVGLRTTTGGTVTGIEEASLRALAKLEQVLPSRLRHRLQALQRAMVRVEPNAPRIDPEVLIALSDACHRRERLRFDYTNHAGRQSRREVEPQAVVNFSRHWYLVAWDPAAADWRSYRVDRLHPRIPTGPRFPPREPPDGDVVTYLSNRLSTDAWPYRATVTLHRSAAELAERIWSGMGVLEAVDEHSCLLHVGADSPWALSWMITSIDTDFTVTEPPELVAEIENLARRCAQAVAGPR; translated from the coding sequence ATGCTCGAAACCTCCGCCCGCCTGCTGCGACTGCTGTCGCTGCTGCAGACTCACCGCGACTGGTCCGGCGGCGAACTGGCCGACCGCCTGGGCGTCAGCACCCGCACCGTCCGTCGCGACGTCGACCGGTTGCGCGAGCTCGGCTATCCCGTCGATGCCGTGCAGGGCACCGCGGGCTATCGACTGGCAGCCGGTGCCACACTGCCACCACTGCTCCTCGACGACGAAGAGGCCCTCGCGGTCGCGGTCGGCCTGCGCACCACCACCGGCGGCACCGTCACCGGCATCGAGGAGGCGTCGTTGCGGGCGCTGGCCAAACTCGAACAGGTGCTGCCTTCGCGGCTGCGGCATCGGTTGCAGGCACTGCAACGAGCGATGGTCCGGGTCGAGCCGAACGCGCCACGCATCGATCCCGAAGTGCTCATCGCCCTGTCCGACGCCTGCCATCGCCGCGAACGGCTGCGCTTCGACTACACGAATCACGCGGGCCGCCAATCTCGTAGGGAGGTCGAACCGCAGGCGGTGGTGAATTTCAGCCGGCACTGGTATCTGGTGGCCTGGGATCCGGCGGCCGCGGATTGGCGCAGCTATCGCGTGGATCGGCTGCACCCGCGCATTCCGACCGGTCCGCGCTTCCCGCCGCGGGAACCGCCCGACGGCGATGTCGTCACCTACCTGTCGAATCGGCTGTCCACCGACGCCTGGCCGTATCGCGCCACCGTCACCCTGCACCGCTCGGCCGCCGAACTGGCCGAACGCATCTGGTCCGGCATGGGAGTGCTGGAAGCCGTGGACGAGCACAGCTGTCTGCTGCACGTGGGCGCGGATTCGCCGTGGGCGCTGTCGTGGATGATCACCTCCATCGACACCGACTTCACGGTCACCGAGCCCCCGGAACTTGTCGCCGAGATCGAGAATCTGGCGCGCCGGTGCGCACAGGCGGTGGCCGGTCCCCGCTGA
- a CDS encoding cytochrome P450, giving the protein MSPVTTALPPGPALPRFLQTVMYAKYRGLLLDRAQRRYGDTFTLRMVAPYAEQVVIFTRPEHIREIFAADPADLHAGEGNRLLVHIMGEHSLLLTDEAEHARARRLLMPAFAGSSLRGYRTLVEAIAKAHVDRWPTGTTVHTLDRMNELTLDVIMQVVFGLTDEYRRSALAPRLRRIVNVNPLIFFGWKYPRLEQYGPWKRFRANQTAISDLLYAEIAERRAHPDLDQRADVLSRLLAVGSGDHPTDTPLTDAELRDQLITLLLAGHETTASALSWACHELAAHPDLQHTARRAAHDGDDKYLEAVLKEAMRHRTVIAATGRKLTRDMRIGGLDLPCGTIVSTSILLAHRNPATYPDATVFRPDRFLDGSVAPNTWLPFGGGVRRCLGAGFSLMEGIAVLREILTRHTLSLPPDARPEHSRIRNITHVPAHGAPIRLTPNDSLVS; this is encoded by the coding sequence ATCTCCCCCGTGACCACCGCACTTCCGCCCGGTCCCGCACTGCCCCGGTTCCTGCAGACCGTCATGTACGCGAAATACCGTGGGCTACTGCTCGATCGGGCCCAACGCCGCTACGGCGACACCTTCACCCTGCGCATGGTGGCACCGTATGCAGAACAGGTCGTGATCTTCACCCGGCCCGAGCACATTCGCGAGATCTTCGCCGCCGACCCCGCGGATCTGCATGCGGGCGAAGGCAATCGCCTGCTCGTGCACATCATGGGCGAACATTCGCTGCTGCTCACCGACGAGGCCGAGCACGCCCGCGCCCGCCGGCTGCTCATGCCCGCCTTCGCCGGTTCCTCCCTGCGCGGCTACCGCACCCTGGTGGAGGCCATCGCCAAGGCGCACGTGGACCGCTGGCCAACCGGCACCACCGTGCACACCCTGGATCGCATGAACGAGCTGACACTCGATGTCATCATGCAGGTCGTGTTCGGCCTCACCGACGAATACCGGCGCAGCGCCCTCGCACCCCGGCTGCGCCGCATCGTCAATGTCAACCCGCTCATCTTCTTCGGCTGGAAATATCCTCGCCTCGAGCAGTACGGCCCGTGGAAGCGCTTCCGCGCCAATCAAACCGCCATCAGCGACCTGCTCTACGCCGAGATCGCCGAACGCCGCGCCCACCCCGACCTGGACCAGCGCGCCGACGTGCTGTCCCGGCTGCTGGCCGTCGGCTCCGGCGACCACCCCACCGACACCCCGCTCACGGATGCCGAACTCCGCGACCAGCTCATCACCCTGCTGCTGGCCGGCCACGAGACCACCGCCTCGGCCCTGTCCTGGGCCTGCCACGAACTGGCCGCCCACCCCGACCTCCAGCACACCGCGCGCCGCGCCGCCCACGACGGCGACGACAAATACCTGGAAGCGGTCCTGAAGGAGGCCATGCGCCACCGCACCGTCATCGCCGCCACCGGCCGAAAACTGACCCGCGACATGCGGATCGGCGGCCTCGACCTCCCGTGCGGCACCATCGTCTCCACCTCCATCCTGCTGGCCCACCGCAATCCCGCCACCTACCCCGACGCCACCGTCTTCCGCCCCGACCGCTTCCTGGACGGCTCGGTGGCGCCCAACACCTGGCTGCCCTTCGGCGGTGGCGTGCGCCGCTGCCTCGGCGCCGGGTTCTCGCTCATGGAAGGCATCGCGGTGCTGCGGGAAATCCTCACCCGCCACACCCTTTCGCTGCCGCCCGATGCCCGCCCCGAACACTCCCGCATTCGCAACATCACCCATGTCCCCGCCCACGGCGCCCCGATCCGGCTCACCCCCAACGACTCCCTCGTGAGCTGA
- a CDS encoding class I SAM-dependent methyltransferase: MTASAPQPPHYTLPNEWDLADERLALLGAAYDPESIALAQRLGVGPGWRCLEAGAGGGSFARWLCDATLPGGRVLAVDADPRHLTDLPDLGGETARIDLVTGELPESAFDFVHTRFVLLHIAQRDIVLRRLIRALAPGGLLLLEEGDGLGVHHEMPGAFGEVWRAFARATEAAGANQSWARNLPAHLQSLGLTDIHAEATIPMFRGASPPARMWRLTWTKSTETLMAQGLSPTVIAAAQAELNDHQRWFHAPPTVRVWARAARTNEPGTNPTVRP, translated from the coding sequence ATGACCGCGTCCGCGCCACAGCCTCCGCACTACACCCTGCCCAACGAATGGGACCTCGCCGACGAACGCCTCGCCCTGCTCGGCGCGGCCTACGACCCCGAAAGCATCGCGCTCGCACAGCGATTGGGCGTCGGCCCGGGCTGGCGCTGCCTGGAAGCCGGAGCCGGCGGCGGCTCCTTCGCCCGATGGCTGTGCGACGCCACCCTGCCGGGCGGCCGAGTCCTCGCCGTGGATGCCGACCCCCGCCACCTGACCGACCTCCCCGACCTCGGCGGCGAAACAGCCCGCATCGATCTGGTCACCGGCGAACTCCCCGAATCCGCCTTCGATTTCGTCCACACCCGCTTCGTCCTGCTGCACATCGCCCAGCGCGATATCGTGCTGCGACGCCTGATCCGCGCACTGGCCCCGGGCGGCCTGCTCCTGCTCGAGGAAGGCGACGGACTCGGCGTCCACCACGAAATGCCAGGCGCATTCGGCGAAGTCTGGCGAGCCTTCGCCCGCGCCACCGAAGCCGCCGGCGCGAACCAATCCTGGGCCCGAAACCTACCCGCCCACCTGCAATCACTCGGCCTCACCGACATCCACGCCGAAGCGACCATCCCCATGTTCCGCGGCGCATCCCCGCCGGCACGCATGTGGCGCCTCACCTGGACGAAATCAACCGAAACCCTGATGGCACAAGGACTCTCACCCACCGTCATCGCCGCCGCCCAAGCCGAACTGAACGACCACCAGCGCTGGTTCCACGCCCCGCCCACAGTCCGGGTCTGGGCCCGAGCCGCCCGCACGAACGAGCCTGGAACTAACCCCACAGTGCGCCCGTAA
- a CDS encoding 3-keto-5-aminohexanoate cleavage protein, with translation MSSGGPLVIEAAINGSMSKDVNPNVPRSVEEIVATALACVEAGASIVHHHNDEPNVGEPSVHSVHPYHEAWSRIWAHHPGLLMHPTTSGERSCAISDRFSHIAELHRRGALTMTTADAGCLALAFDSPGGPMPLPAFGNSADDVDWIFGWCREADLPLHVSIFEPGFLRLTLAHHRAGRLPERTKIQLYFGGEAALFGLPPTRAGLDAYVEMLSGTGLPWMVGVPWGDVLGSGLAEAAVRAGGHVRVGLEDYAGAGQPTNEELVAGAAELGVRLGRPPAGVGEVTGALWG, from the coding sequence GTGAGTTCAGGTGGGCCGTTGGTGATCGAGGCCGCGATCAATGGGTCGATGTCGAAGGATGTCAATCCGAATGTGCCTCGGTCGGTGGAGGAGATTGTCGCGACGGCGCTCGCCTGTGTCGAGGCCGGTGCGTCCATCGTGCACCACCACAATGACGAGCCGAATGTCGGTGAGCCCAGCGTGCATTCGGTCCATCCCTACCACGAAGCGTGGAGCAGGATCTGGGCGCACCATCCCGGGCTGCTGATGCACCCGACGACATCCGGTGAGCGGTCGTGCGCGATCAGTGATCGCTTCTCACATATCGCCGAACTGCATCGACGCGGTGCCCTGACCATGACCACTGCCGATGCGGGATGCCTCGCGCTGGCGTTCGACAGCCCCGGAGGACCGATGCCATTGCCCGCCTTCGGTAATTCGGCCGACGATGTCGACTGGATATTCGGCTGGTGTCGTGAGGCCGATCTGCCACTGCATGTGTCGATCTTCGAGCCGGGATTCCTGCGGCTCACGCTCGCGCATCACAGGGCGGGGCGGCTGCCGGAGCGGACGAAGATCCAGTTGTATTTCGGGGGAGAAGCGGCACTGTTCGGTCTGCCGCCGACGCGGGCCGGTCTCGATGCCTACGTCGAAATGCTCAGCGGCACAGGACTTCCCTGGATGGTGGGAGTGCCGTGGGGAGACGTGCTCGGCTCGGGGCTCGCTGAGGCGGCCGTGCGCGCGGGTGGCCATGTTCGAGTCGGCCTCGAGGATTACGCGGGGGCCGGGCAGCCAACCAACGAAGAGTTGGTGGCGGGGGCGGCCGAGTTGGGTGTGCGGCTCGGTCGTCCTCCGGCCGGGGTGGGCGAGGTTACGGGCGCACTGTGGGGTTAG